From a region of the Calliphora vicina chromosome 4, idCalVici1.1, whole genome shotgun sequence genome:
- the Nup35 gene encoding nucleoporin Nup35 isoform X2 has protein sequence MEPMALGSPGGSPATNQYLPSFLLGEQQTPTTPRNNTLSPNKAGARNVSFGFATSPSGLATNSPQEYNRSVLGQKTLFGGYQQTPPTVQNITNYPGTPIQSHNASMSGPPTQGLFDSLRNERNQVQTPTRSLQPQTQFGTPVMGQQNGSINSAYNMNQSTHQQQLSNTPAGHFNESYMGNNASFNVSRIGVMSPLMPGTPNANNTGGINASLMMQCPTQPRYTEFWVTVFGFPSSASSTVLQHFAQCGTIVDKVFPSQNGNWVHLKYSSRLECDKALNYNEKILANNIMIGVTQCKDRSIIDKENQCENNATTLTPKVRPLAQTAYKSAQNDTSVVAGVNAPQKSSGIMNKAMDLFFGW, from the exons ATGGAACCAATGGCATTAGGAAGTCCAGGTGGAAGCCCTGCTACAAATCAATATTTACCATCGTTCCTATTGGGAGAACAGCAAACACCTACAACACCCAGAAACAATACACTTTCACCAAATAAGGCGGGAGCAAGAAATGTCTCGTTCGGATTTGCAACATCACCTAGTGGACTGGCAACAAACTCACCCCAAGAGTACAATCGGTCTGTATTGGGACAGAAAACACTTTTTGGTGGATACCAACAAACACCTCCAACTGTtcaaaatatcacaaattacCCGGGAACACCAATTCAAAGCCATAACGCCAGTATGTCCGGGCCACCAACACAAGGATTATTCGATTCTTTGCGCAATGAACGCAATCAAGTCCAGACACCAACACGATCTCTGCAACCTCAAACGCAATTTGGTACTCCAGTAATGGGACAGCAGAATGGCAGTATAAATTCTGCATATAACATGAACCAGAGTACACATCAACAGCAATTGTCAAACACTCCAGCTGGACATTTTAATGAATCATACATGGGTAATAATGCTTCTTTTAATGTCTCACGAATTGGTGTTATGTCCCCATTAATGCCTGGGACACCTAATGCAAATAATACGGGTGGCATTAATGCCTCCTTAATGATGCAGTGCCCAACCCAACCACGTTATACAGAATTTTGGGTAACTGTATTCGGTTTTCCCTCTAGTGCATCTTCGACGGTATTACAACATTTTGCCCAGTGTGGTACTATTGTTGATAAAGTATTTCCCTCTCAAAATGGCAATTGGGTTCACCTGAAATACTCTTCAAGGCTGGAATGTGACAAGGCCCTAAActataatgaaaaaatattagcCAACAATATAATGATTGGTGTCACACAATGCAAGGACAGAAGTATAATTGATAAAGAGAACCAATGCGAAAACAATGCAAC TACACTTACTCCAAAAGTGCGTCCATTGGCTCAAACCGCCTACAAGAGTGCTCAAAACGATACTTCAGTTGTGGCGGGAGTAAATGCTCCCCAAAAGAGCTCCGGTATAATGAACAAAGCTATGGATTTATTTTTtggatggtaa
- the Nup35 gene encoding nucleoporin Nup35 isoform X1, whose amino-acid sequence MEPMALGSPGGSPATNQYLPSFLLGEQQTPTTPRNNTLSPNKAGARNVSFGFATSPSGLATNSPQEYNRSVLGQKTLFGGYQQTPPTVQNITNYPGTPIQSHNASMSGPPTQGLFDSLRNERNQVQTPTRSLQPQTQFGTPVMGQQNGSINSAYNMNQSTHQQQLSNTPAGHFNESYMGNNASFNVSRIGVMSPLMPGTPNANNTGGINASLMMQCPTQPRYTEFWVTVFGFPSSASSTVLQHFAQCGTIVDKVFPSQNGNWVHLKYSSRLECDKALNYNEKILANNIMIGVTQCKDRSIIDKENQCENNATSTLTPKVRPLAQTAYKSAQNDTSVVAGVNAPQKSSGIMNKAMDLFFGW is encoded by the exons ATGGAACCAATGGCATTAGGAAGTCCAGGTGGAAGCCCTGCTACAAATCAATATTTACCATCGTTCCTATTGGGAGAACAGCAAACACCTACAACACCCAGAAACAATACACTTTCACCAAATAAGGCGGGAGCAAGAAATGTCTCGTTCGGATTTGCAACATCACCTAGTGGACTGGCAACAAACTCACCCCAAGAGTACAATCGGTCTGTATTGGGACAGAAAACACTTTTTGGTGGATACCAACAAACACCTCCAACTGTtcaaaatatcacaaattacCCGGGAACACCAATTCAAAGCCATAACGCCAGTATGTCCGGGCCACCAACACAAGGATTATTCGATTCTTTGCGCAATGAACGCAATCAAGTCCAGACACCAACACGATCTCTGCAACCTCAAACGCAATTTGGTACTCCAGTAATGGGACAGCAGAATGGCAGTATAAATTCTGCATATAACATGAACCAGAGTACACATCAACAGCAATTGTCAAACACTCCAGCTGGACATTTTAATGAATCATACATGGGTAATAATGCTTCTTTTAATGTCTCACGAATTGGTGTTATGTCCCCATTAATGCCTGGGACACCTAATGCAAATAATACGGGTGGCATTAATGCCTCCTTAATGATGCAGTGCCCAACCCAACCACGTTATACAGAATTTTGGGTAACTGTATTCGGTTTTCCCTCTAGTGCATCTTCGACGGTATTACAACATTTTGCCCAGTGTGGTACTATTGTTGATAAAGTATTTCCCTCTCAAAATGGCAATTGGGTTCACCTGAAATACTCTTCAAGGCTGGAATGTGACAAGGCCCTAAActataatgaaaaaatattagcCAACAATATAATGATTGGTGTCACACAATGCAAGGACAGAAGTATAATTGATAAAGAGAACCAATGCGAAAACAATGCAAC CAGTACACTTACTCCAAAAGTGCGTCCATTGGCTCAAACCGCCTACAAGAGTGCTCAAAACGATACTTCAGTTGTGGCGGGAGTAAATGCTCCCCAAAAGAGCTCCGGTATAATGAACAAAGCTATGGATTTATTTTTtggatggtaa
- the LOC135957785 gene encoding solute carrier family 35 member E1 homolog: MNGGAGKRTGSRHVMVVLILCILWYIISSSNNVIGKMVLNEFPYPMTVTMIQLCSITLYSGPFFNLWRIRKYQDIPRGYYLRLIVPLAFGKFLASVTSHISLWKVPVSYAHTVKATMPLFTVILTRLIFREKQPTLVYLSLLPIITGVGIATMTEISFNMMGLVSALISTMGFSLQNIFSKKVLKDTGIHHLRLLHLLGKLALFMFLPIWIYVDSFKVIQHPAIINLDYRVIALLFADGVLNWLQNIIAFSVLSLVTPLTYAVASASKRIFVIAVSLLILGNPVTWVNCLGMALAILGVLCYNRAKHISRNKSIIPTTTQKSNIKYTSLQNNVDPYYRGSVTTNTKIPNGYSSKNVTNSLLANGSTVPNGSTTRLLFV, translated from the exons ATGAATGGTGGAGCTGGTAAACGCACTGGCTCTAGGCATGTTATGGTTGTTTTGATATTATGCATCCTCTGGtacattatttcatctagcaaCAATGTTATTGGTAAAATGGTTCTAAATGAATTTCCGTACCCCATGACGGTGACAATGATCCAACTATGTAGCATCACATTGTACAGCGGACCATTCTTTAATTTATGGCGGATACGAAAATATCAGGATATACCAAGGGGCTATTATCTGCGATTGATAGTTCCACTGGCTTTTGGTAAATTCTTAGCATCTGTAACATCACATATTTCCCTGTGGAAGGTTCCAGTGTCTTATGCTCATACAG TTAAAGCCACCATGCCTTTATTTACGGTGATACTGACACGTTTAATATTTCGTGAGAAACAGCCAACACTGGTCTATTTGAGTTTGCTACCAATTATAACTGGAGTTGGAATTGCAACCATGACTGAAATATCATTTAACATGATGGGCTTGGTATCGGCTTTAATATCAACCATGGGATTTTCCttgcaaaatatattttcaaaaaag gTGCTAAAAGATACTGGAATTCATCATTTACGCCTATTACATTTACTTGGTAAATTAGCTTTATTCATGTTTTTGCCCATTTGGATATATGTGGACAGTTTCAAAGTTATTCAACATCCTGCAATT ATAAATTTAGATTATCGTGTTATAGCGTTATTGTTTGCCGACGGAGTTTTAAATTGGCTACAAAACATAATTGCCTTTTCTGTGCTTTCACTTGTTACGCCCCTGACATATGCCGTGGCAAGTGCATCGAAACGTATTTTTGTTATAGCCGTATCTCTGTTGATTTTGGGAAATCCAGTAACATGGGTAAATTGCTTAGGCATGGCTCTGGCTATATTAGGTGTATTATGCTACAATAGG GCAAAACATATAAGCAGAAATAAATCTATTATACCCACCACCacacaaaaaagtaatatcAAATATACTTCATTGCAAAATAATGTCGATCCTTATTACCGTGGTTCAGTTAcaacaaataccaaaattccaaATGGCTATagttcgaaaaatgtcacaaatagCCTTTTGGCTAATGGCAGTACAGTGCCTAATGGTAGTACAACTCGACTCTTATtcgtttag